A stretch of DNA from Malus sylvestris chromosome 9, drMalSylv7.2, whole genome shotgun sequence:
aaaggtgcaacaacatgtgttgcacatggcattggattccaaatgtgaatgatggagcatcaattggtgcatgtaatggatgtaaatgttgtctaaaatctaatgagtgaagggaacaagaggtatcaagcaattgagtgtaataattaaatgaattgaagcatgaaattagaagttatgtaggggacaagagtgatcaagcatggcatggaatccaaagggaattctatgtggtttgcatggcaaggaatgcaagttggggtgacagatttttgggctgttttcttcatcttttggaccataattcttcatattcttggcctctttagttctcaaattcgtccatccacttggcccatgcatttgctatcaattccaagcccgaaacatgctccaaaggcctccaaaatgcatcttcttgcatactttgtacttagagtctgaaaacacacaaaaataactttgaacactaaaataactaaggaaatacaacgtaaatgcacaagaacaagctaactaagtcgcataaatatgctcctatcagattcTTTGTTGAGTGTCCTAATGTAACTTGGAGCCTTCTttgttgctggaacttagggaattttaaggattaggaaaggtcaaaaccaaagtaggaaaccttggctaacattccttctttgagtaggaatcctcattcttctaggaatccttcttcaactaggaatccttgcatctttaggtcttcaatttcgtccatcccctttgctccaagcatatgctatccattctttgcccaaaactgctccaaaaggctccaaaatgcacttctttgccactttaaccctttggacctacaaacacacgaaaatagcttaaaatactaaaataactaagaaataacaacataaatgcacaagaacaagctaactaagtcgcataaatatgttcTTATCAAGGGAGGAGGTGAACACattagcttcatcaaaggagttcaaccacaattctcaaaagcttcacacactcttgattaagacagtgtgaagcaaaaccaatttatggtgccaacaagagcttcatcaatggagggcaactacaattctcaaaagcttcacacacttttgatcaagacagtgtgaagcaaaactaatttatggtgccaacaaaaaacttcatcaaaggagttcaaccacaattctcaaaagcttcacacactcttgatcaagatagtatgaagcaaaaccaatttatggtgccaacaagagcttcatcaatggagggcaactacaactctcaaaagcttcacacactcttgatcaagatagtgtgaagcaaaaccaatttatgatgccaacaaaaaacttcatcaaaggagttcaaccacaattctcaaaagcttcacactcttaatcaagacagtgtgaagcaaaaccaatttacggtgccaacaaaagcttcagcttcaacacaaaagcttcacctacaaagcttcaatacaaaagcttcaacaccaaagcttcacctacaaagattcacctataaagcttcaacacaaaagcttcacctacaaagcttcaacacaaaagcttcacctataaagcttcacctacaaagcttcaacacaaaagtttcacctacaaagcttcaacacaaaagcttcacctataaagcttcacctacaaagcttcaacacaaaagcttcacccacaaagcttcaatacaaaagcttcacctacaaagcttcaacatcaaagcttcacctacaaagctttaacaccaaagcttcacctacaaagtttcacctataaagcttcaacacaaaagcttcacctaacacaagcttcacctataaagcttcacctacaaagcttcaacacaaaagcttcacccacaaagcttcatccacaaagcttcaacacaaaagcttcacctaacaaaagcttcacctataaagcttcaacacaaaagcttcacccacaaagcttcacccacaaagcttcaatataaaagcttcacctacaaagcttcaacacaaaagattcacccacaaagcttcaacacaaaagcttcacccacaaagcttcatccacaaagcttcaacacaaaagtttcacctataaagcttcaacacaaaagcttcacctacaaagcttcaacacaaaagattcacctacaaagcttcaacacaaaagcttcacccataaagcttcatccacaaagcttcaacacaaaagcttcacctacaaagcttcaacactaaagcttcacctacaaagcttcaacacaaaagcttcacccacaaagcttcaacatcaaagtttcacctacaaagcttcaacatcaaagtttcacctataaagcttcaacaccaaagcttcacctacaaagattcacctataaagcttcaacacaaaagcttcacctacaaagcttcaacacaaaagtttcacctacaaagcttcaacacaaaagtttcacctacaaagcttcaacacaaaagcttcacctacaaaagcttcatctacaaagcttcaacatcgaAACTTCACCTATTAAAAAATATAGATatatatttccaaaaattccaaaattcggaaattcaaaaattcaaaaaaaaaaatcgaaaattcaaaaaaaataaataaaggcctaggcctcctcttatTTGGGCCTTACAACTTTCAtaccaaatatatatgaaagagaagtgttgggctaccacttagaaaggaaaattgtgaagttttgttactctGGAAaattggctactagcaagacacctcattcgtccacttcctcgactagagacttaggggactcctaccatatgctattgcaccttgatactcggaagtctcacgaccactcaatgatttggattttccaagtctccaaccgagaaattTTCCTTACTCGAGAAATTAAGAGAGCATTATTTCAACCTATACGATCCACCCACGAAGTTTCAACATgcaaacttcaacaaaaaaaactcaaagaactcGGTGAAGTATGCcttagtgtatttaacacaatacgctaaaatgaagcaaagctcatttattgatatctccgataagttacaaatatgtacatatacatgaatcaaaataaacaaacaatagggagccttcacaaaggttgctcagaagaagtctcagctgttggcagagccccagaaagaagaagcaccggaggttgatcatccgaagcctcagtactgggcagaaccccaaaaGGAAAAGGcaccggaggttgatcatttggagcttcagtacgcggtacaacctcagaagacgaaggcaataaatgtcattggaacaaacccacaaacctcttatgatcaagtaaaatctgaccatcagattcctgcagccgatcaagcttcctcttcatgtttgtagcatagtcatgtgtgagcatgtgcaactgtttattctcatgcttgagccttctgatctcctatttgagacttatcacttcagccgccaatgattcaacttggcgggttcgagcaaataggcattgggccatattagacacagaacctgcacactaaacactaaGAGCAAGATAATCTTTAACAGCCAACgcatcagactgtttggaaagtagtctgttatctctggaagtgagaaggtttctggccaccaccatagcaatcatatcattcttcatcatagagtccccaatggtaaaaggaccagtagaggataagaaggatgggcgccatatgttatcttgaGGAGACATGGTtgccttttcaccaaagttcaagtcaaaacgacgatcggattgGCCAAACATTTTTAGAAATGATGAGGAAAAATGagtccaataaatctctaaattacaaaaataagggggaaattcctacaagcaataactcgttgaacgtacttcttgcacacaattggtgcccctataaaagaaagggcaacagggccgtttgttcaaaaatcgaagagacaccactttccggatttcgagaagcggattttcctgagtaaaatctATCGACAatctccacacgcaacatcagctcctcgggtaccacatataactttgccaaagatctctgacaaagtttagacacataaaatttgaaggtccagctaccctactattacccacaagggtaaaggaacaacacaacttgataactggaaagtccctatgtgtgtcaacctccgtgctccgtggcaaggcagactggtaaaatacccaacctttactcacatccgagaaaacactcccaacaggattacttgctcaaaaatcaaagaggcaccgctatccgaatctcaagagccagactcccaccaggagtgctttctcaaaaatcgaaaaggcatcgctctctgaatctcgagggccagactcccaccaggagtactttctcaaaaattgaagaggcaccactctctgaatctcgagtgccagatccccaacaggattgcttattcgaaaatcgaagaggcaccgctctccgaacttcaagagccagatttccttggataaaatttgtctGCAATATTCACAcataacatcagctttctagataccacaaaccactttttcaaagtgctctgacaaagttaaaacacgtgaatcttgcagctcccaatacattgctatgaccgagaagggtaaaggaacagcgttactactcgctgttgggacaattcttatatatgtcgacctccatcctccatagccaggcagacctgtaaataaaaaaatgctcaacttttctttacATCCGAGAAGGCACTcccagcagagtctctcgaaatactcatcttcttttccccccgataatacctttgcaaacaagccacacaagagcaagagtatctcatatcaccagggttaaaagcaagagtatcccatatcatgctttttccctatcttttcctttgccattGCTTTTActtgcaggacaaggagaaagaacgcaatcagtcggaacctgaaatcaaacttctgatctggaactgattgcctggaatctttgcatggttgtttgcctaacattgctctctagtactcatcctcaactgttgtcaagCTCCCGAATCCCTTCGAAAAATACCTCAGAATAGTTGATACGATACTGGCTATTTACATTGAAGCTGCCAAGAATGGATGAGTCGCTGAGAAGTAGTGCTCTGaaagaccatttaaatgcaaaggttgcgcaccacttctactatgcaaaagattgaagcggAAGGTTTAACATGAGCTGGAACAGATCACTATAACACGATGCCTTTCCTGCAGAACCACATAATCCAGACGAATGagtctaaatcaaatccaagcTCGGCATCGCTGCCTTATCCGAATAGCTCAAGAAacttcaacaacctttcgctgGCACCGTCGCCAAAAAGCAAAGCCTCGTCATACCACAttcactactttgtcaacagcaaaagtatctcatatcatcaaggttgaacGAACTCttaatttgatggacttgttttgaccctcaaattcttgagtcgaccttatactctggaggaaaccagaaaaccctccagcccaattcaagaataagcctgtggaaagttacttctttaaaagcaaaagtatctcatatcatctcttctcatttttcttctatgTATCTttcttgctgcctgcaagatagggagaatgagaacaatcagccggaacttgaaatcaaacttctgatctgggactaattgcttggaactctgattgcttaccttgtttatcacctctttcagcaaatctcctagctcggcaacttggaggactcctactatatggtttgtatcgcacttgaccaagcccgaaactacaattaagcttcaagtgaaattgatacattaccttgtacaTCTTCAccgattaaagataccacccctagatggaggaaaagtacttccagagaagatgccacatctacttatGAGACAGATGAAGCAAGTGAAAACAATACCActctttggtacttagaagtttcgtgattactcaggggcttggatcttgcaagtccccaaccaatgagcttccctcactcgggaacttaggggagcactgtttataccatacttaaccaatcccgaaactacttagcaccggtcaacgttataccgtcaaggatccacaaaagtttccctccaaccaggaggtcaatcacagcacgacacatgtCGATATCAGAgaccaatcatagcgcgacacatgtcaacatcagaggccaatcacagcacaacacgtgtcaaaGTCAGAACAAACCTAgagactctcttctataaaaggagattatTCTCTCACattatttcctaatgtcatttgtgctaaatcattcactagtactctctaaaggagagcttgaacctatgtacttgtgtaaacccttcacaattaatgataactcctctactccatagacgtagccaatctgggtgaaccacgtacatcttatgtttgcttccttgtctctatccatttacatatttatccacactagtgaccggagcaatctagcgaaggtcacaaacttgacactttctgttgtaccaaagtcctcactgattttgtgcatcaacaaagatcaagccccaacggcccttgaagaacttccaccaaatcctccttcaagagcaagccccaacggcccttaaagaacttcctccttcaagatcaagcctcaacgacccttgaagaacttccacaattcaagatcaagccccgacggcccccttgaagaaagcgttcatcgttcatcacctgttcatcctaagatcaagcctcaaatgCCCTTGGATCAACAGCACAATCCACCAATCTACACattacgaagatcgaatcagaggctaaatttgtataagagattgtaacccttaaatcattaatacaaatattattttgtacacgtgttcttgtctcattcatcgcaGGAATATTCGTGTTTACAGGAGGATACTATGAAGAAGCACCTGCTCAAGGTGGCCGCGGTCGTGGCCGTGGGAGGGGAGGATATCGTGGAAGGCGACGTGGCTATAGGTCAAATGGGCCGATCCAGGCAGCTGCTTGAGGTACAATATGAGCGTCGTTGGAACATCATACAAAAAATGGCCAGTGTCTGATAATGGACGCCTTATCTTATCAAATATCTATCTTTACAAGTTTCCGTTTTCCTATGTCGTTTATTATTATCCCTCGTATGGCAGACTTCTTATTATTAACTCTAAGGTATGATCCCTGCAGATTTAGTTTACAGTTCCATGAGGGAATCCCTCTGTTTTGTCGTGTAGATTAGGTGAGATGTTTGAACAGCTTTAATTTTCCATCCGGATTGATAAGcgtattcttttatttttgttgccaaaatttttggtgtcaaaaaacaaaagtataaacaaacacttatttatacgaaatacaataaatttacttaaattcatctaatccgcctaggcgctaggccacAGCCCGCCGCCCTACTACTGCCTACTGTATTTTAGAACCTTGGAAGAAAGTAAAACTACCGTACACAGAAGAGTAAACAAACAGAAACTAAAAACTAGGATTCTCTCCCGGGAAAacataaaattaccaaaaagaaTTAGTATAAGCTTTTATCCAAAGGAGTGTTCTTACACATGAAATATTGAGTGAATTGCTTGCCAATACTTAGTCAACTCCAACACCAAGCAAGGTTACAACTTTAGCAATACAAAACTGATGCAATCAACGAACGTGATCGATATCAATATCGATCACTGAAAGGAGCCTTTAGTAGCTCCTCCAACAACACCAAATAAACAAGAACACACCTATACTGACAAAATAAATACTTAATGGGGCTTCCTCAAAACAGCAAACTGCCCCTTGTATGCGGCACTCGCTAAAAAATGATGCCTACAAAAATATTACTGCTGTACGCTTGCAAAGGTAACATACAAGCTCACAGAACTAATATACGAGGATGATACGCGACTAACACCCTTACAAAAGTACGCAGAACACCAGAATCTTCAAACAGAAAAAACGGTCTTTGTTCAGATTGTTTAAACTAGTCGTGTTTTGAGGAGCTGGAGTATTCAGATTCTGTCACTCCTGATGAGCCACTTGATGAAATTTCACTGCTAGAATTCCCTTCTTTCCCATAGCCTGTTGATGCTGGTGCAGGGTTCCTCGGAGGATCATTAGCTGCAGGCTTTGCCCCTTCTTCTGCTAGTCTTTTCATCATGTTCATGATAGTTGGTACCACCTTGGTCGACAAGGATAGAAGCCCGGGAAGCTGCAGGCGCAGTATCACACGATTACAAGTCAACTTCTAAATAACCTTTTGCAATAACAATATGTTGTTATTCGTATTATATGACCAGAGTCCAATCTTAAATTGTTTGGGAAGGGATGAGGGAGGAGATAAACTTGTGATTTGATACTCACAGCACCATTGCGGAATTCACCCGCGACGTCTAGCTGCACCCATAGGGCTTTAACGAGTAAAAAGCCCACAAAGATGACGCACAGATAGAAAGGATTTCTGCCATGAAGGTATAGTGAGAATAGTGGTAAtggataaaataaaaggtagaGCACCAGCATCATCATCTACCTTCACTAAAGAGAAGTATGTACCTTAAAAGTGtcataaattcattgaatcccaGCACAATCAAGGCAACAATAGCCCACGGAGGTGGCAACCAGTTGTTATTACGCTTGTTAGCTTCCTGAAAAGTAAAATAGCATAAGGAATGGACTAGGTGTGACTATCAGTAAGTTAAGCTCATAGAAATACTAAATTGAAGAGCTATTGATAAGAATATTTATATCACGTGTATCGATCAATATATTCATCTCAACCGGTGCTAAAAACTTTGAATCTAATGTATTCCAAGTAACAGTAACCATTTATGCAGGGCAATAGCAACACTGCATGCATTGACTCAACTGCAAAATATAAGTTAACCGGCCCTCTATAATGATTTGGTTTTACCTCTTTAACTCCTTAGAACTATTCTCTAATCTCTACCAACAATAACAAAAGGTGAAATATTACGAGTAATTCAATTAAGAAATTCTGTTTGAAACACCTCTTGAAAAAATAATGACCCATttgatttaaattaaacaaaatctaGCAAGGCATAAGATCAATAAAGGTGTAAATGCAATGTAATGGTACAATCTAAATCTAAACCTAACAAAAACACAGTACAACAATAACAGCCGGCCAAAAAATACTTTATAGGAGACCCAATAAAAAACAGTTCATGGACTCcattaagaaaaataagaaaccaTAGCAGATGGAGGACGAaacaaaacatatatattaGCAAGCAGTGTATCATACCTGTGCAGAAATAGCCTGAGAAACACTGTACTCAGTCTCTGCCTTGAATTGCCGCCACAAAGATTTGCACTGGACAGGTGTGATCAATGTTTTTGATGCGGAAATCTGCATATAAGAGGGAAGTCGCAAAAGCTACTTGGTGCTTACATGAAAAACTAAGGGCTACCAGCAGTACCACAGAACGAGCACATAAGAGAATACATTGCCAAAACCGACTAAGACTTCCGGGATCAACTGAACCCCTGGCTATTAACTGTCTTTTACTATGCAAATTTCTTTGTTAAGTTTGGTTGTCTTTCGTTAATGTACAACCCCTGTTTAaacactataaaaaaaaaatgtgactcCTTGTAGTTGTAGTtactaaaagaaaattttaatcatGAGTAACGTGACTAGTCACTACACCCATATATGCCTCCCCTATTTCAGTTTTCTATTCTCCTATTTCACATTTTACTTAAGTTATCTAGAGCATCTCCGGTAACTGGGTGAGCCAGTGCATGCATATGCATAATATTTAAATGTTTTACATTAAGAGTTTCAGTGCTGTATTTTGAATTTGTGATATTTTCTTAAAGCTGGGACATTGcaatacaaacaacaacaacaaagccttatcccactaagtggggtcggctgtatAAATCCTATAATGCCACCCCGCTCGGTTTTGAGCCAACtctaaaataaacaaaagatgGGACACTgcaatacaaattaaaaattcacAAGCAAGaaattcataataaaaaaaaaaatttaaaaaaaaaaaagccaccTCTTGCCAAGTGCTTGAAGCCAGTGGGTCAGCGATAGTGATACTCCTATCTTTAACAGCAGCATTTGTGGAATCCACCAAGGCAAGGGACAAAGTATTCTCAATATTATCAGCGCCCTCATCATCCAAACGGATTGCGGCCATAACAGAAAGCAATTTTAAGGACTGCAAAAGTTGAAAATATAGTTAAGAAATCTTTACGGAGAATTCAGACACAAAATATAACAGATAATACAGAAATTGTTACATACTGCAGAACGAGCAGTTTTGGTAATTGCTCTAATATCTTCCTTCCCGGTCCAGACACGTGGCATTGAATCAGAATCATGGCTAAATAACGTTGCAAACCTGTAGATAATTTTAAACCATCAGAACTATGGCTAAGTGCTGTTGCAAACCTGtacgaaaattaaaatctcAATTTGCATAAGATAAACTCAAATTTAGACAACTGAATGTCTAAGAACCATGGGCAAATTCAAGCTTAATTTGCATATGATAAAATCTGAAACAATTAGACACCTGAATGTGACCATTGCAAGGATTTCCTACCTGTCCTTCATACGAATCAAAACCCTTCCAGCCTCTTCCTTTGTTTTAGCTTCTACCACACCTCTTGCATATGCCTCCAGATTTGCAAGTATTTGGCCCTTAGCTTCTTCATCCATATCAAAACCAGAAAGTGCACTAGAGAGCCCAGAGACAGCTGATTCTGTCTCACGCCGGAAAAGTTTTCTTATTGAAGGCCAGGTCTCACTATTAGCTCCATCTAGAAGAGCCTCTACTGGTGCCGATAATGCATCCTTCAATTTTGACTGAAAATGTAGTCAAATTATCAGCATGGTCCATTAGATAAttcaatcaagaaaaatataggTCAAAACCATAGAGAAAAGTTTCTCCAAACTATATCCGCCACAATATAACCAGTCAAACTAActtagtttttgcttgatccCAGTTCCCTTTTAATTTCCTTCTGCACTCTAATTTTGCTTGGGTTTTAATTATCCGTTACCCCAATCATTCCACAAGGACCAGTGAAAAAAATATGCCAGTATACCTCATAAAGTGCAGTAAGTTCAGATAGCTTAGCAGCACGAACTGAAGCAATATGGGCTTCTATATCTCGTTTAAGTTTATCCCTTACTTTTGATGTGTCCCAGTTTGCTAGTGTGATAACAGCATCTGCAAAAATAATGTGTTACTATTACATTGTACTTTAAAAGCATGAAAAAGGAACTGAAGAATGAATGAATACTTTACAAGAGATAAAAAAACTCAagaatcatattttttttctatagcATAACTTAACTGAAGTTCCTTCAGAACGCTTACTCGAGCCAAAGCAAACGTATATGAAACAATTCTAAAACTAAATTGTTTAtgtccacaatttttttttatgcggATGTAAATCCATTTCACTCTATTCAGTAACAAATCTAAATGATAGATTCATCAtatatcaaaacaaaacatttcatCATAAAGTATAAagtaaagaattttttttctaaatatttgATATTTTGATAGAACGGGAGTTCTTTCGTCTCGAAATCCAAATACTATTAATTTGAAGAGGGCTCTTTCTTATTCTATATTATGTATTCTTTCTATATTCTATATTCTTATTCTATATTAGTATCATATAGAGTCAACGACTGAGGtgcattcataaaaaaatttaaaattcagaCGAAAAAATGGCTAAAAAGAAAGTATTAATTTCCCTTCTATATCTTGCATCTATAGTATTTTTGCCTTGGTGGATCTCTCTCTCATTTAATAAAAGTCTGGAAACTTGGTTTACTAATTGGTGGAATACTAGGCAatccgaaatttttttaatgatattcAAGAAAAGAATATTCAAATCTGTGgagccaattcaaaaatctgtcATTTTGAAGTCTCCCCCTTAAGAACCCATTTGGCTCTGGTAGGAAGAAACACTTTACTCAACTTGTCCTTGAATGTGTTATAAGGTGTACACTAGTACATGTCAAACTGTCTCATGACCTATGTATTCTTTGCTTCATCAATTTAAAGGCTTCTCATATTTTGTAATTCAGTTTTTTTAAATGTGTTCTGAGGAGTGTACATTGATACATTCCAAACTGGTTATGTATTCTTTAATCAACTTAAAGGCGTTTCTTATTTTgtaattcaattttttatttattcttaaaTTTTCAGCTATAGCTAAAAAATGGAATTCCCAAAACATACCTGCACATCCTTCATCAAACCAAGCCATAAAGGACTGAGAGCAATTATGAGCAGCCGCTGAAAATCTCTCCCCACCTTTCAAAGCCTTATCAAATGCTTCCTTGAACTTATCCAGAGTACCAGATCTTATATGTCCCAGCAAAGCTTGGAACGCAGGTTGGACAAGCTAACAAGACAGGAAAAATAAGATTAGAAAAAAGGACAGAAAAGGTGAATAAGAGAACAAAGACATGGATAAGGTAGATGGTATTGGAACTCATTTTATATACGAAAGGGataattttatgcaaaacaagTTAGACTTTAATCTCTTGGAAGGCCTCAAAAAGCTTTACTATACATTGGTCTTCAATTTATGTAGGCAAAAATAACTTGTTTTCCAATACATTTGACATGCATAGCAGATTCAAGGAGGAACTACAAACATAACTTGTTCTTCAATTTCTATaggcaaaaaattacaaaatatgcAACACTGCATAGCCTCAGCAGGCCCTACaaggggagggggaacaaaaGAGGAACATAGCTTGCACAAAAATGATATCGAGATTATTACTTGCAGCAATTTTTCTTCAAGCTGCTGGCGCTTCCCAGTTCTGACACCCTCATCAAAATATATAGCCTCTGCATCATACCTAAAATTGCACAAATAAACATATTAATCAACTAAATACGAAGAACTATTTAGCCACACAAGGCAAAAGGTGAACTGCAACAGAAA
This window harbors:
- the LOC126582301 gene encoding protein ROOT HAIR DEFECTIVE 3, whose amino-acid sequence is MAKSEECCSTQLLDGDGTFNVTGIDQFIKEAKLAECGLSYAVVSIMGPQSSGKSTLLNHLFATNFREMDAFRGRSQTTKGIWVAKCAGIEPCTLVMDLEGTDGRERGEDDTAFEKQSALFALAVSDIVLINMWCHDIGREQAANKPLLKTVFQVMMRLFSPRKTTLMFVIRDKTRTPLENLEPVLREDIQKIWDSVPKPEAHKETPLSEFFNVEVVALSSYEEKEEQFKEQVASLRQRFYHSIAPGGLAGDRRGVVPASGFSFSAQQIWKVIKENKDLDLPAHKVMVATVRCEEIANEKYAAFAGNEEWSELDEAVQSGPISGFGKKLNSILDTCLSEYDAEAIYFDEGVRTGKRQQLEEKLLQLVQPAFQALLGHIRSGTLDKFKEAFDKALKGGERFSAAAHNCSQSFMAWFDEGCADAVITLANWDTSKVRDKLKRDIEAHIASVRAAKLSELTALYESKLKDALSAPVEALLDGANSETWPSIRKLFRRETESAVSGLSSALSGFDMDEEAKGQILANLEAYARGVVEAKTKEEAGRVLIRMKDRFATLFSHDSDSMPRVWTGKEDIRAITKTARSASLKLLSVMAAIRLDDEGADNIENTLSLALVDSTNAAVKDRSITIADPLASSTWQEISASKTLITPVQCKSLWRQFKAETEYSVSQAISAQEANKRNNNWLPPPWAIVALIVLGFNEFMTLLRNPFYLCVIFVGFLLVKALWVQLDVAGEFRNGALPGLLSLSTKVVPTIMNMMKRLAEEGAKPAANDPPRNPAPASTGYGKEGNSSSEISSSGSSGVTESEYSSSSKHD